The DNA sequence CCGACGTGGCCGCCGCAGACGGCGGCGGCCCACCGCGCCTGATCCGGGTCGACGTGGTGCCGGCGCATCAGCACGTCGGCGATCGCCGCCGGCGGCGGCGTCCGCAGCGTCACCAGGCGGCAGCGCGACCGGATCGTCACGGAGATGTCCTCCGGGTGGTCCGACGGCGCGCAGAGCAGGAACACCGTCCGGTCCGGCGGTTCTTCGACCGCCTTCAGCAGGGCGTTCGACGCGCCTTCGGTGAGCCGGTCGGCGTCCTCGATGATCACGACCTGCCAGCTGCCGGTGGTCGGGCGGCGCGCCGCGGCCTGGACCAGCGCGCGCATCTCGGCGACCGAGATCGACAGGCCCTGCGGCACCACGAGCCGGACGTCGGCGTGGGTGCCCGCCATCGTCGTGTGGCAGCCGGGGCAGGAGTCACAACCGGTGCCGGTGCTGCATTGCAGGCCTGCGGCGAACGTCCGCGCGGCCACCGAGCGGCCGGATCCGGCCGGCCCGGTGATCAGCCAGGCGTGCGTCATCGCGCCGGGCGGCGCGGGCTCCCCGGCGACGATCTTCGCCGCGGCGGACGCGGCCGACATCAGGGTTTCGACCGCGGCCTCCTGGCCGACCACGTGGTTCCAGACGCCGATGCGTTCGGTCGTCGTCACTTCGCCTCCACGCGAGACTCTTCCGCGGTCTCGACGGGCACGGTCAGGGCTTCCCCGGCCAGTGTGTCTTCGACGTCGAGCGGCAGGGTCGCCGGCTTGTCCGATATGGACGGTGTGGACGCTGTGGAAGCTGCCGGGGCCAGCGCCGAAAGGCGCCCGACGAACACCGCGCGCAGCGCGGTGCGGATCCGCTCGGCGACCTCGGTGTCGGTGCCGTCGGCGTCGATCACGACGTAGCGCTCCGGGTCCGCGGCGGCCATCTCGACGAGCAGGTGCTGGACGCGCCACTGGTCGTTCATCGTGGCCGCCTTGTCGCGCGGCGCCCCGGGCGGAGCGGCGTCGAGCAGAACGGTCAGGTCCGGGCGCAGCCGCCCGGTCGCCCAGTCGGCGAGGCCTTCGAGCTCGTCGCTGTCGAGGCCCGCGACGGCGGACAGGTGCGCCAGCGGCGAGTCGACGAAGCGCTCCATCACGACCACCGAACCGGCGTCGAGCGCCGGCTGGACGTGCCGCTCGACGATGTCGGCCCGCACCGCGGCGGCGGCCAGCGCCTGGGCGCGCGCGCCGGTCAGCGACGCGCCGGAAACCAGCGCCGTCAGCCGTTTGTCGTCGAGGGCCGGGTCGGCGGCGACTACGACCGGCCGGGTCCCGCCGCGCATCCAGTCGGCGAGGTTGACGGCCTGGATCGCGGTGTTGATCGCGGTGGTGCCCTCGACGGCGATGAGGAAACCGTTGACGCGCCGCGGAGTGCGGCGCAGCGCGTTGCGCAGGTCGGACAGGATCGGCTCGGTGCGCTTGTCGTCCATCTGCCGGTAGGCGAAGAAGCCGGCGATCAGGGCGAGCGCGGCGCCGACGAGCATGATCGGCCGGGTGCCGTCGATCGTGACCGGGCTGCCCCAGACGTTGATGGTGCGCGTCGCCACGACACCGACCAGGACCGGGACGGTGACCGTGGTGCCGAACAGCACGAGCTTCATCATCAGCTGGTAGATCGCGTTGATCCGGCCGCGGATGGCGTCTTCGACGCGGGAGCCGATGATCGTGACGCCGGTGAGGAACGCCGTCCCGGCCCAGAACCCCACCAGGACCACGGTGACCAGCGAGACCGACAGGTGCGGCGACAACGCGACCAGCGCGAGCGAGAGCCCGGCAGCGATGATCGAGACGCCGAACAGCCGGTCGTGCGGGAGCCGCCGGGAAAGCTTGGGAGCGAACGCCATGCCGGAGGCGAGGCCGAGGAAGATGGCCAGCACCAGGAGGCTGAACGCCGAGTCGCCGGCCAGCAGACTCGAGGAGTACGGCTTGGCCGAGCCGATCACGGCACCGCCCGCCGCGAAGGCCCCGAACGCGCCGACCAGCAGCCCGCGCACGAGTGGCGTGCTGCGGACGAAGCGGAAGCCGTCGGCGATCATCCGGCCGACGCCGAGCTTCTCCTCGTCGGCCTGCTTGACCTTCTGCTCCGGCAGCGCGTGGACGTTGCGCAGCGACAGTTCGGGGATCCGGGTGGCGATGAGGATCGCGCTGGCCAGGTAGAGCAAGGCGGTGATGATGACAACCAGCTTCGCGATGCGGAGGCTGGTGTCTTCGCCGGGAACGTGGAGGAAGTTCGTGTTGATGCCGGTGAGGATGGCGTTCGCGCCGGCCGCGGTGATGACGGCGAGGCCGTAGGTCATCACCATGCCGAGCTGGTTGGCCGTCTCGACCTGGTCGGGGCGGCGAAGCAGGTTCGGGACCGCCGCCTCTTTCGAGGGGATCCACATGCTCGCCGCGCTGCCGACCAGGAAGTTGCCGACCAGCAGCCACCACGGCGCGCTGACGAAGGCGATGGACAGCAGGAACCCGCAGCGCAGGAGGTCGGCGACGACCATCACCTTGCGGCGGTCGAACCGGTCCGCGAGCAGCCCGCCGACCGGGGCGAACAGCAGCCCCGGGGCCAGGCCGGTCAGCACGACGCCGACAAAAGCGAAGTTCTGCGCGAAGTAGTTGTTCGTCAGCTTCGTGGCCAGGCCGGTGAGGGCCAGGATGTTCAGCCAGTCGGCGACGCTGCACAAGTACGTGACGCCCCAGAGGCGCCGGAACGGTTTGATCGCCAGCACCCGCCGGACCCGGCTGATCGTGGACGCCTCGGCGCCCGACGACCCGCCCGGGCCGGACCCGGGTACCGATCGCACGCCCTCGCTGATACGCCCACCCCACTAGTCACCGCGGTGCCGGGCACCCTCGTGAGTTAGCCCGACCGTGTAGCCAGGGTAGCCCGATCGGCCTCTGGCACGCGGACGACCCCGAGGTCCCAGTGGGGTGGGGATCAGCTGGTGAACGTCAGTCGAACAACCCCGTCACGCTGCTGACCAGGCTCGACACCATCTCGATGGCGACGAACCCGAACACGATCAGCAGCACCACCGCGAGTATCACGCCCGACGCGCTCGACGACGGCCGGCCGATCGCCGGCATCGACATCGCCGGCATCTTCGGCAGCTTGCGCCGCTTGACGGGCACGACCTCGAGATCTTCGTCGAAGTCGTCCTCGGCGGGCGGCGGCTGCTGCCGGACGGGCCGGAGCATCTGCGGTGCCCGCTTCGGCCAGGTCCGTTGCCGGTTGCGTTGCCGTGGCAGCACCCCGAGTGGCGGAGTCACGTCTTCGCCGAGCGTGCCCGTGGTGCCGGCGGGCGGGATCGCTCCCGGGGCCCGGGCCCCGGTCACGCCGTCTTCGCGGAGGGTTTCCTCCACCATCCGGCGTACGACCTCCTCGTCGTGCTGCACGGGCCCGGCGACCGAGATGGCGGCGGGCTCGTGGCCGTTCGGCATCGCGGTGCGGGGCTCGGGGTCCGTGGTGACCAGTCCGGAGACCGGGTCCGCGAACATCTCGCCTGGTGTTTCGGACAGTGTGCCGTCGCGCTGAGTGAGCTCGGGGGCACTGAAGAAGGGAGCCTCACCGTTCGCGCTCATGGTGACCACCTCACTACTGAATGTCCTCGCCTTTCCAGGGTAGCGACCAAGGCGGATAACGCATCCGCCCAATGGCTCTGTCTCCAAAGGAGGGTTCGTCACGCAGCGCAAGCCCACGCCCGAACCCCCAGCAGTGTCCAGTCCGCCGAGGCTTCGGTCGACCGCCAATGGTGACAGATCGTAGTGAAGCCCATCACAGTCACGGACAGCGACCGCTGGGAGCTGGTCATACCCAGGGTGTCAAGATGGCCAGTTTCGCGCGTGGCGATCGAGCCCGGATGGAGCAGCCGCTCCCCGGTCACCGGTCAGGAAATCTCCTCCTGCCCGAGGTCGATCATCTTCCGGCACCAGTCGCGGAGCATTTCGCGGCTGAACGGGCTCAGCACCAGCTGACGACGACCGTCACCGCGGTCCAGCGCCGCCAGCGCGAAGCGGCCGAGATCCGTGTCGACGAGGACGAAGCCGTGGTCGGGGAACTCCGCGCACAGCCCGCCGAACGCGAGCATGTCGAGGACCGCCGTACCCGAGCGAGGCCGGGCCAGGACCTCGCGCATCGCGCCGACGTCGTCGTCCTGGCCGTCGTGGACCAGGCCGTCGTCGTCCACCGAGACCCAGATCGCCCGGCGCGGGCTGCCGAACGGCACCTCCGGCAGCTCCGCCACCAGCATCTCCGGCAGTTCTTCGAAGTCGGCCAGGTGGATCGCCGTGCGGCCGGGCAGCGAGCCCATCATGAAGGCCCGCTCGCCGTCGGCGTAGCACCGGATGTCCGCGGTCTCCGGCCCTTCGTCGAACACGCCGCACAGCGCCGCGCGGACGGAACCGCGCAGCATCAGCGACACGACCTCGAAGCCGACGTCGTTGAGCTCGCCGTCCTCGCCGAACGGCGTCCCGTCGATCCAGGCGGCCCACGCCACGTGCCGCTCGACCTCTTCGGCCAGGTCCGCCGGATCGTCGGAGACCGGGCCGTGGACCAGGATGTCGTGGTCGCTGACGTCCGGGTTGTAGAGCCGGTCGACCGGCTCACGATCCGGCATCGCCAGCAGCACCGGCCCGGCCGCCAGCTCCAGCAGCTCCCGCGCCGCGGTGCGCTCAGGCATGACGCCGCACCTCGCTCCGGCCGGCGACCGGCCCCGCACTCCGCTCGCCCTGCCGCGCCGCATCCCGATCGGCCGCGGGCACCTCGAGCCTCGCCCCGCCCCGCTCGATCGGCGGATTGACCGAGGGCCGACCGGAACCGGGCTCGACCGGCAGCTCGCCGACGGGCGCCACACCTCGCCAGACCGGCACACCGCTGTTCTGCTCGACCGCGGCCAGGATCGCGTCGCGCACCGTGAGATCCCGCCGGGCCGCCGGCTCAGGCATGGCTCTGCACCGCCTCGACGATCCACTGCTCCGCAGTGCTTCGCGACGCCGGACCCCAGGTGACGGTCCAGCGCCCGTTCCGGCCCACGGCCGCGCTGAACTGGTAACGGCCCAGGTCGTTGTCGACCAGGCCGAACGCGC is a window from the Amycolatopsis sp. NBC_00355 genome containing:
- a CDS encoding DNA polymerase III subunit delta'; this encodes MTTTERIGVWNHVVGQEAAVETLMSAASAAAKIVAGEPAPPGAMTHAWLITGPAGSGRSVAARTFAAGLQCSTGTGCDSCPGCHTTMAGTHADVRLVVPQGLSISVAEMRALVQAAARRPTTGSWQVVIIEDADRLTEGASNALLKAVEEPPDRTVFLLCAPSDHPEDISVTIRSRCRLVTLRTPPPAAIADVLMRRHHVDPDQARWAAAVCGGHVGRARRLATDEAARQRRATVLRIPLGLRRPGDVFTCADQLISAAEADAGEASKGRDEDERNELRTAMGGDGIGKGVAGAKRAAEAAVKQLEKKQKSRATRTQRDTLDLSLIDLAGFYRDVLVTSTRSGATLNHPDHGDQIAEAASAWTLESTLRRLEAVLECREAIDLNVKPRIAVEAMVTTLRQG
- a CDS encoding bifunctional MFS transporter/dTMP kinase; the encoded protein is MRSVPGSGPGGSSGAEASTISRVRRVLAIKPFRRLWGVTYLCSVADWLNILALTGLATKLTNNYFAQNFAFVGVVLTGLAPGLLFAPVGGLLADRFDRRKVMVVADLLRCGFLLSIAFVSAPWWLLVGNFLVGSAASMWIPSKEAAVPNLLRRPDQVETANQLGMVMTYGLAVITAAGANAILTGINTNFLHVPGEDTSLRIAKLVVIITALLYLASAILIATRIPELSLRNVHALPEQKVKQADEEKLGVGRMIADGFRFVRSTPLVRGLLVGAFGAFAAGGAVIGSAKPYSSSLLAGDSAFSLLVLAIFLGLASGMAFAPKLSRRLPHDRLFGVSIIAAGLSLALVALSPHLSVSLVTVVLVGFWAGTAFLTGVTIIGSRVEDAIRGRINAIYQLMMKLVLFGTTVTVPVLVGVVATRTINVWGSPVTIDGTRPIMLVGAALALIAGFFAYRQMDDKRTEPILSDLRNALRRTPRRVNGFLIAVEGTTAINTAIQAVNLADWMRGGTRPVVVAADPALDDKRLTALVSGASLTGARAQALAAAAVRADIVERHVQPALDAGSVVVMERFVDSPLAHLSAVAGLDSDELEGLADWATGRLRPDLTVLLDAAPPGAPRDKAATMNDQWRVQHLLVEMAAADPERYVVIDADGTDTEVAERIRTALRAVFVGRLSALAPAASTASTPSISDKPATLPLDVEDTLAGEALTVPVETAEESRVEAK